From Osmerus mordax isolate fOsmMor3 chromosome 8, fOsmMor3.pri, whole genome shotgun sequence, a single genomic window includes:
- the si:dkey-90m5.4 gene encoding LOW QUALITY PROTEIN: leucine-rich alpha-2-glycoprotein (The sequence of the model RefSeq protein was modified relative to this genomic sequence to represent the inferred CDS: substituted 1 base at 1 genomic stop codon) produces the protein MKFLLVLLLLVYCCHGTISCPELCTCYPRRAEVVCNEVPLTDFPSEDLSRNTTSLSIQFTNISFISEDQLTALPALEELHLYHNQLKRLPSNLFRGVPRLRIVDLTGNQLNHLPEKVFSHAPLKSLVLKRNLIQSADAGWLPEDSNVTFSTTTWLDLSKNRLNAAPTALLXRLHHLEILDLSHNRLEKLASDSLSPLTKLERLNLQGNKLSSLEPGTFSTNGNLTHLYLSENRLEKLPLDVFEGLHSLKDLSLNDNRLSHIPPGVLDHLISLECIGLDLTLNPWVCDGKMEYLWRWLQKNKEKTFLVENTTCASPKSLKERPVLSLTKSELV, from the exons ATGAAATTCCTCCTTGTTCTGTTGCTCTTGGTATACTGTTGCCATGGAACTATCTCATGTCCAGAACTTTGCACATGCTACCCAAGAAGGGCTGAGGTGGTCTGTAATGAGGTCCCTCTCACAGACTTTCCTTCTGAAGATCTCTCCAGAAACACCACTTCTTTGTCCATCCAGTTCACCAACATCAGCTTCATCTCTGAAGACCAACTCACTGCTCTACCTGCTTTGGAAGAGCTGCACCTGTATCACAACCAACTGAAGAGGCTTCCCTCCAATCTTTTCCGTGGGGTTCCACGCCTGCGCATTGTGGACCTCACAGGAAACCAGCTAAATCATCTCCCCGAAAAGGTCTTCAGTCATGCTCCACTGAAAAGTCTGGTGCTCAAAAGAAACTTGATCCAGAGTGCAGATGCTGGGTGGTTGCCAGAGGACAGTAATGTCACCT TCTCCACAACAACCTGGCTGGATTTATCAAAGAACCGCTTAAATGCTGCACCAACAGCCCTTCTGTAGAGGCTTCACCACCTAGAGATTCTAGACCTCTCCCACAACCGCCTGGAGAAGTTGGCTAGTGATTCACTAAGCCCTCTGACCAAGCTTGAGAGACTCAACTTGCAGGGAAACAAACTGAGCAGTCTAGAGCCAGGAACCTTCAGCACCAACGGGAATCTGACTCACCTGTACCTGTCAGAAAACCGACTGGAGAAGCTTCCCCTAGATGTCTTCGAAGGGCTCCACAGTCTTAAGGACCTTAGTCTGAATGACAACCGGTTAAGTCACATCCCTCCTGGTGTCCTGGACCATCTCATATCTCTGGAATGTATTGGACTGGACCTTACTCTCAACCCATGGGTGTGTGATGGAAAGATGGAGTACCTTTGGAGGTGGCTGCAGAAGAACAAGGAGAAAACCTTCCTGGTAGAAAACACCACATGTGCCAGTCCCAAGTCCTTAAAAGAGCGTCCAGTTCTATCATTGACCAAAAGTGAGCTTGTTTAA